From the Mesorhizobium koreense genome, the window GTCGCGGATCAAGCGTCCCGTCGCCGCGGCTTGGGTCAGGCCGAGATGACCGTGCCCGAAGGCATAATGGACGTTCGCGGCGGAACGGGAGTGGCCGATGATAGGGAGCGAATCTGGAAGCGAGGGGCGGAAGCCCATCCATTCGCGGCCCCCCTCCGTCCTCAATCCCGGGAGGAAAAGACGAGCTTTCTCCAGCATTGCTTTCGAGCGGGCGAAATTGGGCGGCCGGTCGAGCCCGGCGAGTTCGACGGCGCCGCCGACGCGAAGCCCGGTTTCCAACGGCGTAACGACGAAGCCATGGCCGGAGAAGATCAATTGCCGCTTCAGGTCGAAGGCATGGACGGGAAGCGTCGTGTTGTAGCCGCGCTCGGTTTCGAGCGGGATGGTGTCGCCGAAGCGGCGGGCCCACAGATGCGACCAAGCCCCGGCGGCGACGATCAGCTTATCCGATCTGAGTGTGCGACCGTCTTCGAGGCGGATCGACGTTCCGTCGTCGCCCAGCGCCGCTTCGACGACACGGCCTTTGAGGAAAACCGCGCTCTTGCTCTCCGCATATTTCCAGATGGCCTTGCCAAGCAGCATCGGGTCGGAGACGGTTTTCCAGCCGGGAACGAAGGCGCCTTTGACGAATTGAGGCGAAAGGCCAGGCTGCAGTTCGCCGATTTCCGCGCCGGCGACATGCCGGAAGGCGATGCCGTGGCGTTCGCGCGCCGCCCAACCGGGCAGCGAGGCGTTGAACTCGACCTCGGATTCATAGAGTTCCAGCGAGCCGTCCTCGCGCAGCATGGAGCGTGTGCCGGAGCGCTCCATCAGCGCCATCCATTCGGATTGGGTAAGCCGCATCAAAGAAGCCTGCGCAGTTAGCGCGCCTTCATAACCGCCATGGCCGGCGCGCCAGAAGCGATAGAGCCAGGGGAGGAGATGCGGCAGATAGGAAGGCGGGATGGCGAGCGGCCCGAGCGGGTCGAGCAGCCAGCGCGGCAGATTGCGCAGCATACCCTTCTGCGCAAGCGGCAGCACGTCTGAGAAGGCGAAGGCGGCGGCGTTGCCGGAACTCGTTTCCTCGCAGATGCCGGTGCGGTCGATGACCGTCACCGCGCAGCCTGCCTCGGCAAGATATGCGGCGGCGCAGATACCGACGATGCCGGCACCGATGACGGCGATATCCGATCTGCTATCGCCGTGCATCGGCACCCTCCGCGCCTTGTGCCCGGATATCAGGCAGCCTTGTCGATCGAAAGCTTCGGCAGGACCGGCCGTGTTGCCAGCGCATCCTTGATGATCTTCTCGACGCGCACGCGCTCGGCACCTGCAAGCGGCTGGCGTGGCATGCGTACCCTCTCGTTCGAGCCGATCGCGTGAACCTCCGCGAGCTTGATGTTCTGGACCAGATTGGTCGAGACGTCGAGATCGAGCAGCGGACGGAACCAGCGGTAGATCGTAAGCGCTTCCGCCGTGCGGCCGGCCTTCATGAGCTGGTAGACCGCGACGGTTTCGGCAGGGAAGGCGGTCACAAGGCCGGCGATCCAGCCTACCGCGCCGACCGAAAGCGCCTCGAAGGCCAGATTGTCGACGCCGGTGAACAGGTCGAAGCGGTCGCCGAACCGGTTGACGATGTCGATCGAGCGGCGGATCTCGTCCGAGGATTCCTTGATGGCGACGAAATGATCGTCGTTCGCCAGTTCCGCCATGATGTCGAGCGTGACGTCGACCCGATAGGCGATGCGGTTGGAATAGATCATCACCGGCAGGCCGCCGGCAGCCGCGACGGCCTTCAGCGTGGTGACCGTCTCACTGGGATTGGTGTGGTAGATCGGGCTCGGCACGATCATCAGCCCGTCGGCGCCTGCCTTTGCGGCGCGTTTGGCCAGCGAGACCGCGTCGCGTGTCGCCGCTTCGTTGATGGTGAGGAGCGCAGGCTTGCGTCCCGCCACGCCCTTCATCGTGTTGAAAACCTCAAGTTTTTCGTCATGCGAGAGCATCGGGCCTTCGCCGAGCGAACCGCAAGCGATCAGCCCGTCGCAGCCGGCATCCATCAAAAGCGCGAAGCAGCGCTCCATTTCCGCATGATCCAACTCGTCGCCGTCCGTGAACTTCGTCGTAACGGCGGGCATGACACCTGACCACATGGCCTTATCTCCTCTGATATATCTGTGATATATTTGCTATCGCGGGCGCTTGTCAAGCGAATTCCGCTCTATGCGGAAACGGCGGTGCGCCGCTGATTTTCTCATAAACTTGCTTTTACGTAAGCAATGGCTTACTCAGGTGTGATGACCGCATCCGACCCGTTCCACGCGATCAGCGATGCCACGCGGCGTCACATTCTGGAAGAACTGAGACGGAACCCCAGCACCGTCAACGCTCTCGCTGCGGGGCTGCCGATTTCGCGTCCCGCCGTTTCCCAGCACCTGAAAATCCTGCTCGATGCAAGGCTCGTCACCGTGGAGGTGTCTGGCACGAAACGCATCTACGCGACGAACGATGCGGGGTTCATCCGCCTCAACATCTGGCTCGACCAGTTCTGGAAAGGCTGAAGGACTACGCCAAAACCCTATAGGCCGATGGTCAGGTCCGCCATCGACAGGCTCCTTGTCATTGCCGCCCCGGAGCGATGGAGCCTAAAAACACCCTTCCCGAAAGCGGACACCGGTTTCGGGATAAAGGCATGCGAAAAATCAGGAACCTGAAGCGTATACAGCGAACCTAAAGGGTCGCGGCGCGCCTTAGTGCCTTGTCTTCAGCTTTTCGATTTCGTCTTTAAGTGCCAGTTTTCGTCTCTTAAGGGCGGTTATTTCGAGTTCGTCGGTTGAGGGATGGGTCAGGGCTTCGTCAATCTCGCGCTCTATGTCGCCATGCTTTCTCTGCAATTCCTCAAGATGGGAAGCGAGAGCCATGATTTCTTCTCCTGTTCCGTTTTCCTCGTCAGGCCGGTACATGGACATCTGTCGCCGGACATTGCATGTGACGGCCGGATGACAGTGTGCCACCGGAATATGGCGAAGTCGAATGCGCGGTAGTAGCATTTCCGGTGTTGTCGTAATGTGCTATGAATCAATACTGCAGCGCATTGCGTGGCCGGCTTCCGCCGGGAAGGCGCCGGGGAATCTGGATTCATGTCGGAACAGGAACAGGCCGGAATTCGTCTCGAATTCGCGCGCCTGAAGCAGGAGCATGCCGATTTCGACGCAGCCATCAACGCCATGATCGCCATGGGTTGCGACGCCCTGCAGATTCAACGGATGAAAAAGAAGAAGCTGGCCATCAAGGACCGGCTCAAGGACCTCGAGGACAAGGTTATCCCCGATATCATCGCCTGAGTGCGATTCGCGCCCGAGGATCGATCTGGCGAAGAAGACGCTGGCGGGGGAAGATGACAGCGTCGAGTCGTCGCTCGCGGGCGCGGTTTCATGTTAATCAGCATGATGGACCATGCCGGGGAAATTCTGATTCTGACCGGGGCGCCGGGCTCGGGGAAAACCACGGCGGCGCGGATGCTCGCCAAACAACCAGGCTCCGCGAAAGTGCATCTTCATTCGGATGAGTTCTGGCATTTTATCAAGAATGGAGCGATCCCGCCCTATCTGCCCGAAGCCCATAGGCAGAACGCCATAGTCATCGACGTTCTGGCAGGGGTTGCGGCCGGCTATGCCAGGGGCGGCTATTTCGTCGTCCTCGACGGCATTCTTGGGCCATGGTTCCTGCAGGCGTTCGGGCAAGTTGCGGCGCCGATCCACTATGTCGTCCTGCGGCCGCCGCTCGATGTGGCTATCCGGCGCTGCCGGGAACGCGGCGGCGATACGCTGACCGATCCGGCGCCCATAACCGCGCTTCATCAGCAATTCGGTTCGCTCGGTCCGCTTGAGCGGCACGTCTTGCTGACCGAGGGTCAGACGCGCGAGGAAACGGTAGGTGCGGTATCCGATGCCGTGCGCGGCGGCGCGTTTCTGCTGACAAAACCACCGCGCCGGTGACCGGTGCCCGAAGAGGCCGGATACCGCCTTTCAGGTCATGGCTGGAATTGGAACCAGCGCAGTCAATTTCTTGCGGCGCCCGACCGTTTCCTCTATGCGGCGGTCTCGAAACATGAAGGGGCAAGACATGTCGCGCGCCGATGTCGCCATCATCATGGGCAGCCAGTCGGACTGGCCGACCATGCGCCATGCCGCCGAGACGCTAGCCGCGCTCGGCGTCGGCTTCGAGAAGCGTATCGTCTCGGCGCACCGCACGCCGGAACGGCTCTACGAATTCGCGCGCGGCGCCAGGGATGCCGGCTTCAAGGTCATCATTGCCGGTGCGGGCGGTGCGGCGCACCTGCCCGGCATGGCGGCGGCGCTGACGCCACTTCCGGTGCTCGGTGTTCCCGTCGAGTCGAAAGCGCTTTCGGGCCAGGATTCCCTGTTGTCGATCGTGCAGATGCCGGCAGGCATCCCAGTCGGAACGCTGGCGATCGGACGCTCCGGCGCCGTTAACGCGGCGCTCTTGGCCGCTGCCGTGCTGGCGCTTTCCGACCCCGCGCTTGCCGGGCGGCTCGACGCCTACCGCGCCCGGCAGACCGAGGCGGTGGCTGATATCCCGGGGGATGAGGAACCAAGGGGCGACGCATGAGCAAGCCGCTCGCGCCGGGCGCCGCGATTGGCATCATCGGCGGCGGCCAGCTCGGCCGCATGCTGGCGATGGCTGCTGCCCGGCTCGGCTACCGCACGGTCGTGCTGGAGCCGCAGGCCGATTGTCCCGCGGCCCAGCTTGCCAACCATCAGATCGTCTCCGCCTATGACGATCCGGCAGCACTCGACGCGCTTGCCCGGCAAGCCTCGGTCGTCACCTATGAATTCGAGAACGTTCCGGTGGAAGCGGCGAACCGCCTGGCGCTCAGCGTGCCGGTCTTTCCGCCGCCGCGTGCGCTCGAAGTGTCGCAGGATCGCCTGGCCGAAAAGACATTTCTCAACGCTAACGGAATATCCACAGCCGCGTTCCGGGCGGTGGATAATGACGGGGATATCGCGGCTGCGCTCGACGCGTTCGACGGCAGCGGCGTGCTCAAGACGCGCCGGCTCGGCTATGACGGCAAGGGTCAGAGGGTCCTCCGCTCAGGCGAGGTGAGGAGCCTCGAAGGTACGTTCGTGGCAATGGGCAACGTCCCGCTGATTATCGAAGAACTTGTATCCTTTGAATGCGAGATATCGATGATCGCCGCGCGCGGCAGCGACGGCTCGGTCGCAGCATTCGATCCCGCCCGTAATGTCCACCGTGAAGGCATATTGCGCAGCTCGACCGTGCCGGCCGGTGTTCCGGAGGAGATCGCGGGGGAGGCGCGGCGGGCGAGCTTCAGGCTGCTCGAAGCGCTCGACTATGTGGGCGTCATCGGCGTCGAATTCTTCGTAGCGGCCGACGGCCGCGTGCTTGCCAACGAGTTCGCGCCGCGCGTCCACAATTCCGGCCACTGGACCGAGGCGGCCTGCGTCGTCTCCCAGTTCGAGCAGCACATAAGGGCCATCGCCGGCCTGCCGCTCGGGGAGCCCGGCCGGCATTCCGACTGCGTCATGGAAAATCTGATCGGCGATGATATGGATCGCGTGCCGGCGCTGCTTGCCGAGCCAAACCTGCTGCTGCATCTCTATGGCAAGGCGGAAACCCGCCCCGGCCGCAAGATGGGGCATTTCACGCGGCTGTCTTCGGGAGTATAGCCAGCCTGCCGGCGCGTGGACGCGAGGTTGACAGACGCGCCGCTCGTCGTTTATGAGCAGGCCGATTGCGGCGCGCCTTCTGGCGCGTCTTTGATTTCAGGCCCAACGGGCCAAGCTGAACGGCTCGGAAAATGAAGATCAAGAACTCGCTCAAGGCACTGAAAGCCCGCCACCGCGATAACCGCCTGGTCCGTCGCAAGGGCCGTATCTATGTAATCAACAAGACCGCGCCGCGCTTCAAGGCGCGCCAGGGCTGAGCGTGACGCCAGCCTTTTCTGATCCGTCTTTTTGATTTGATATTGGGCCGCGCGGGATTAGATTTCCGGCATGCGCGGTCTCTTTGTTTTACTCTCCCTGACGCTATTCGCGGCCCCGGCCGTGGCCGCCGACAATGCGGTTACCGAGCCGACACCTTCAGTGAAACAACTGCCGACAACGCCCGTCGCTGCTCCGAAGGCAGGCAACCCGCTCGAATCGGCGCACGCCAAGCGGCTCGACAAGCTCTTCTCCGAATTGAAGCGGGAGCGTAACGAGCATGTGGCGGATCGCATCTCGCGGCAGATCTGGCAACAATGGCTCGATTCCGGCAGCGCCACGGTCGATCTTCTGATGCAATGGGCGAACGACGCCATCCAGACGAAGAAATATCCTGTCGCTCTCGATTTCCTCGACCAGATCATCGCGCTCGATCCCTCTTACGCGGAAGGCTGGAACCGGCGTGCGACCGTCCACTACATGATGGGCGACTACACCATGTCGATGGCCGACATCGACAAGACGCTGCAACTCGAACCGCGTCACTTCGGGGCGCTCGCAGGCATGGCGGAGATCCTCAAGGATACCGGCCGCAAGGAGCTGGCGCTCAAGGCCTATGAGCGGGCGCTTCAGGTCTATCCGATGATGCGCAGCGCCCAGAGCGCGGTTGAAACACTTACCCAGGATCTGGCCGGCCAGGATATCTGACCGATTCCCGAGGGACCCGAGGCCGTGCCGCAACCGGTGCCTCGCTGTGCTCCGGCGCTCGAGTTATATGCCGCCCAATCCGTCCGAGCCGATATAGGCGATGCGAAGCATGTTGGTGGCGCCGGGCGTCCTGAGCGGTACGCCGGCGGTGACGATCACCCGGTCGCCAGGCCGGCCGAAATGCTCCTCGAAGGTGATGCGGCAGGCCCGGTCGACCATGTCGTCGAGGTCGGTCGCGTCCTCGGTCACCACGCAATGCGTGCCCCATACGAGCGAGAGGCGCCGCGCCGTCGCCACGACGGGTGACAGCGCGATGATCGGCACCTGCGGGCGCTCGCGCGCGGCGCGCAGGCCGGTGGTTCCGGAGGCCGTATAGGTGATGATGGCCGACAGGTTGAGCGTCTCGGCGATCTGCCTCGCCGCGGCTGAAATCGCGTCGGCGCCGGTCGCCTCCGGCGGCGAGCGCTGGGCATTGATGATGCCGGGATAGGTCGGGTCGCGCTCCACCTCGACGGAAATCGCGTTCATCATCGAAACTGCCTCGACCGGGTATTTTCCGGCGGCGGATTCGGCCGACAGCATGATGGCGTCGGCGCCCTCGTAGACGGCCGTGGCGACGTCGGAGACCTCGGCGCGGGTCGGTACGGGTGCGGCGATCATCGATTCCAGCATTTGGGTGGCCACCACCACCGGTTTGCCGGCGCGCCGGGCGGCGCGGGTGATCTGCTTCTGGATGCCCGGAACGGATTCGACCGGCATCTCGACGCCGAGATCGCCGCGCGCGACCATCAGCGCATCGGAAAGCTCGATGATCTCGGCAAGCCGCGCCACGGCCTGTGGCTTCTCGATCTTGGACAGCAGCGCGGCGCGGCCGCGCGCCACCTTGCGCACTTCGGCCAAATCCTCCGGCCTCTGGATGAAGGAGAGCGCGACCCAGTCCACGCCGGTTGTCAGCACGGCGTCCAGATCCTTGCGATCCTTGTCGGTCAACGCGCCCACCGGAAGCGTCGTGTCGGGGACGCTGACGCCCTTCCGGTCGGAGATCGCGGTGCCGGAGACGACGCGGCAGCGGACCGAACGGCTATTCGTTTCCTCCGCCACCAGCGTCAGTCGGCCGTCGTCGATCAGCAGGCGGTCGCCAGGCTGGATGGATTGCAGGATTTCAGGGTGTGGGAGAAAGACGCGGGTGGTGTCGCCCGGTTCGGGATTGTCGTCGAGCGTGAAACTCTGGCCGGGCTTCAGTTCCGCCTTGCCGTTGGCGAACGTGCCGACCCTGAGCTTCGGCCCCTGCAGGTCGGCCAGGATGCCGATTGGCCGGCCGACCTTTCCCTCGACGGCGCGGATGCGCGCGACGAGTGTGCGCATCGTCTCATGGTCGGTATGGCTCATATTGATGCGGAAAGCGTCCGCGCCGGCCTCGAAGAGTTTCTGGATCATCGCCTCGTCGGAGGAGGCAGGGCCGAGGGTGGCGAGGATCTTGACCTTGCGGCTGCGTCTCATTGACTGTCCGATCCGGGATTACCCGATCCGGTAACAGCGGCGGCACCGTTCATCGCGGGCTGATCGGTCAATTGCACCATCCAATTCGATTGCTTGCCCGTATCGTATTCCTTGAAGCCGGCGCGCTGGAAACCGCGCGCGAAGCAATCGTTGACGCCGGCGATCTTGAATTCCTTATCGGCGACGCACATGTTGACCGGCCCGTCCCAGCGCCCGCCATGATCGGCATCTTCCGCGTAAAGATAATAATAGCGCGAGGAGAGAGGGCCTTCGATGAGGGTCTTGCAGGTCGATCCTTCGATGTGCCACCAGCCTTCCGTTACCCAGCCCGCCTTGGCGCGGTAGCCGATGGCGACGCCGACCAGATTCTGGGTCGCGTTGCAGACGCGGAAATCAGCGAGGGCAGGCGTTGAAAACAACCCCGCCGCGCCGGCGCAGACCACGGCAGCACCGGCAAGAGCCGCCTTGCGACCCCTCCGCCTTGCCGTTGCGCAAACCGATTCCATGCCGCTTGCCTGTAACAGCCCCATTTTCCAAGATGCCCCTTTTCGAAGATAGCCCGGTCCGTGTCAACGCGCCGGAGGCCGTTCGTCAAACGGTCCCCGCCTATTTCCGCTCACACGGGTTCGGCGGAAAGATTGTCGAAACAACGGCATTGCGCCTGGGTCGGCTTCGTGAAATGACCGGGCCAGCTTGCGAAGCCCACGGCCAGGTGAATGACGCGTCTGTCCCAATTCTCCCCCTTTGAGTTCATCGACGGCGACCGGAGCGACGGCATGCTCATTCTCGCCGACCATGCCGGACGCGACCTGCCGGACGAATATGGCAGCCTCGGCTTGCCCGAGACCGAATTCGATCGCCACATTGCCTATGATATCGGCGTAGAGGGAGTGACGCGGCGGCTTGCGGCGCTGACCGGCGCGCCGGCGGTGATGGCGCGCTTCTCGCGGCTCCTCATCGACCCGAACAGGGGAGAGGACGACCCGACGCTGATCCGGCAGCTCTATGACGGTACGGTGGTTCCGGGAAACTATCCGATGTCGACGGAAGAGCGGGAACGTCGGCTCGACCGCTTCTACCGGCCCTACCACGACGCCGTCGCCGCGCTTGTCGCCTCGGTGGCCGAGGAATCGGGCAGGGCGCCGTTCATTTTTTCCGTCCATTCCTTCACTCCTCGTATGCAGGGCTTCGAGCGGCCTTGGCATGTCGGCATATTGTGGGACAGCGACAATCGCGCGGTCGATCCGATGCTCGCCGCATTAAGGGTCGAGAAGGGCCTCGTCGTGGGCGACAACGAACCATATGACGGCGCGCTGCGCGGCGACACGATGTTCAAGCACGCCATTGTCAACGGTTTCGCCCATGCCCTGATCGAAATCCGTCAGGATCTGATCCGCGAGGAGGACGGGCAGCGGCAATGGGCGGAGCGGCTGGCGCCGTTGCTTGAAGCGATCGATGCCCGACCCGATATCCATGAGGTGAAGCAGTTCGGTTCGCGTACGGGACCGCTCTAAAAGGACGCCAGCCATGACCGAACTCAGCAAGGAACAAAAGCGCGATTTCGAGGCGGCAGCCTTCCGCACCCTCGTCGATCACCTGCGGGAGCGTTCCGATGTCCAGAATATCGATCTGATGAACCTCGCCGGCTTCTGCCGCAACTGTTTGTCGAACTGGTATCGCGAGGCGGCCGAGGCCGCGGGGGTCGCACTCACGAAGGAAGAATCGCGCGAGATCATCTACGGTATGTCCTATGACGAATGGCGGGCTAAACACCAGGCTGAGGCGAGCGAGGCCAAGAAGGTCGCGTTCGAAGCCAGCCGCCCGAAGGAATAGGCTTTCCTCAATTCGCATTGGGCCGTTTTCTCCTTGACCCCTCCGACGGGGTCGGGCATCGAAGCCGCCGTTTTCCTTGCCGCGAAGGTGTTTCTGAGTCGCGGCGCAATTTCCTTGGAGATGCTCATGGCCGACGAAGTCACCGATTCCTCACAAACCGTCGCCGCCGGCCAGTTGAGGGCGTTCATCGAACGCATCGAGCGCCTCGAAGAGGAGAAGCAGTCGCTGGCCGACGATATCAAAGACGTCTATGCCGAAATGAAGGGCACCGGGTTCTAATCCCCCGCAATTTAGATGATCTATAAGCTAGATCAGCTACTTGGATAGGTTGAAGCGCACCTGATTGAAACTAGCCCTTCACATGATCGAGGACAATTACATGGACGTTGAAAATTCAGATTCCGCTCAGACGGTCGCGGCGGGCCAACTTCGTGCTTTCATCGAACGCATCGAGCGTCTCGAGGAAGAGAAGAAGACGATATCGGAAGACATCCGCGAAGTGTACGCAGAACTTAA encodes:
- a CDS encoding 5-(carboxyamino)imidazole ribonucleotide synthase → MSKPLAPGAAIGIIGGGQLGRMLAMAAARLGYRTVVLEPQADCPAAQLANHQIVSAYDDPAALDALARQASVVTYEFENVPVEAANRLALSVPVFPPPRALEVSQDRLAEKTFLNANGISTAAFRAVDNDGDIAAALDAFDGSGVLKTRRLGYDGKGQRVLRSGEVRSLEGTFVAMGNVPLIIEELVSFECEISMIAARGSDGSVAAFDPARNVHREGILRSSTVPAGVPEEIAGEARRASFRLLEALDYVGVIGVEFFVAADGRVLANEFAPRVHNSGHWTEAACVVSQFEQHIRAIAGLPLGEPGRHSDCVMENLIGDDMDRVPALLAEPNLLLHLYGKAETRPGRKMGHFTRLSSGV
- a CDS encoding ATP-binding protein, giving the protein MDHAGEILILTGAPGSGKTTAARMLAKQPGSAKVHLHSDEFWHFIKNGAIPPYLPEAHRQNAIVIDVLAGVAAGYARGGYFVVLDGILGPWFLQAFGQVAAPIHYVVLRPPLDVAIRRCRERGGDTLTDPAPITALHQQFGSLGPLERHVLLTEGQTREETVGAVSDAVRGGAFLLTKPPRR
- a CDS encoding NAD(P)/FAD-dependent oxidoreductase; this encodes MHGDSRSDIAVIGAGIVGICAAAYLAEAGCAVTVIDRTGICEETSSGNAAAFAFSDVLPLAQKGMLRNLPRWLLDPLGPLAIPPSYLPHLLPWLYRFWRAGHGGYEGALTAQASLMRLTQSEWMALMERSGTRSMLREDGSLELYESEVEFNASLPGWAARERHGIAFRHVAGAEIGELQPGLSPQFVKGAFVPGWKTVSDPMLLGKAIWKYAESKSAVFLKGRVVEAALGDDGTSIRLEDGRTLRSDKLIVAAGAWSHLWARRFGDTIPLETERGYNTTLPVHAFDLKRQLIFSGHGFVVTPLETGLRVGGAVELAGLDRPPNFARSKAMLEKARLFLPGLRTEGGREWMGFRPSLPDSLPIIGHSRSAANVHYAFGHGHLGLTQAAATGRLIRDLVSGEAPPIDLSPFRPTRF
- a CDS encoding YdcH family protein yields the protein MALASHLEELQRKHGDIEREIDEALTHPSTDELEITALKRRKLALKDEIEKLKTRH
- the ykgO gene encoding type B 50S ribosomal protein L36 — translated: MKIKNSLKALKARHRDNRLVRRKGRIYVINKTAPRFKARQG
- a CDS encoding DUF1244 domain-containing protein, yielding MTELSKEQKRDFEAAAFRTLVDHLRERSDVQNIDLMNLAGFCRNCLSNWYREAAEAAGVALTKEESREIIYGMSYDEWRAKHQAEASEAKKVAFEASRPKE
- a CDS encoding DUF2312 domain-containing protein — its product is MDVENSDSAQTVAAGQLRAFIERIERLEEEKKTISEDIREVYAELKGTGFEPKAVRTLVRLRKKDAAERQEEEAILDLYKAALGME
- the purE gene encoding 5-(carboxyamino)imidazole ribonucleotide mutase, coding for MSRADVAIIMGSQSDWPTMRHAAETLAALGVGFEKRIVSAHRTPERLYEFARGARDAGFKVIIAGAGGAAHLPGMAAALTPLPVLGVPVESKALSGQDSLLSIVQMPAGIPVGTLAIGRSGAVNAALLAAAVLALSDPALAGRLDAYRARQTEAVADIPGDEEPRGDA
- the pyk gene encoding pyruvate kinase, whose product is MRRSRKVKILATLGPASSDEAMIQKLFEAGADAFRINMSHTDHETMRTLVARIRAVEGKVGRPIGILADLQGPKLRVGTFANGKAELKPGQSFTLDDNPEPGDTTRVFLPHPEILQSIQPGDRLLIDDGRLTLVAEETNSRSVRCRVVSGTAISDRKGVSVPDTTLPVGALTDKDRKDLDAVLTTGVDWVALSFIQRPEDLAEVRKVARGRAALLSKIEKPQAVARLAEIIELSDALMVARGDLGVEMPVESVPGIQKQITRAARRAGKPVVVATQMLESMIAAPVPTRAEVSDVATAVYEGADAIMLSAESAAGKYPVEAVSMMNAISVEVERDPTYPGIINAQRSPPEATGADAISAAARQIAETLNLSAIITYTASGTTGLRAARERPQVPIIALSPVVATARRLSLVWGTHCVVTEDATDLDDMVDRACRITFEEHFGRPGDRVIVTAGVPLRTPGATNMLRIAYIGSDGLGGI
- a CDS encoding ArsR/SmtB family transcription factor — its product is MTASDPFHAISDATRRHILEELRRNPSTVNALAAGLPISRPAVSQHLKILLDARLVTVEVSGTKRIYATNDAGFIRLNIWLDQFWKG
- a CDS encoding N-formylglutamate amidohydrolase; this translates as MTRLSQFSPFEFIDGDRSDGMLILADHAGRDLPDEYGSLGLPETEFDRHIAYDIGVEGVTRRLAALTGAPAVMARFSRLLIDPNRGEDDPTLIRQLYDGTVVPGNYPMSTEERERRLDRFYRPYHDAVAALVASVAEESGRAPFIFSVHSFTPRMQGFERPWHVGILWDSDNRAVDPMLAALRVEKGLVVGDNEPYDGALRGDTMFKHAIVNGFAHALIEIRQDLIREEDGQRQWAERLAPLLEAIDARPDIHEVKQFGSRTGPL
- a CDS encoding tetratricopeptide repeat protein encodes the protein MRGLFVLLSLTLFAAPAVAADNAVTEPTPSVKQLPTTPVAAPKAGNPLESAHAKRLDKLFSELKRERNEHVADRISRQIWQQWLDSGSATVDLLMQWANDAIQTKKYPVALDFLDQIIALDPSYAEGWNRRATVHYMMGDYTMSMADIDKTLQLEPRHFGALAGMAEILKDTGRKELALKAYERALQVYPMMRSAQSAVETLTQDLAGQDI
- a CDS encoding DUF1036 domain-containing protein, whose protein sequence is MESVCATARRRGRKAALAGAAVVCAGAAGLFSTPALADFRVCNATQNLVGVAIGYRAKAGWVTEGWWHIEGSTCKTLIEGPLSSRYYYLYAEDADHGGRWDGPVNMCVADKEFKIAGVNDCFARGFQRAGFKEYDTGKQSNWMVQLTDQPAMNGAAAVTGSGNPGSDSQ
- a CDS encoding YdcH family protein; translated protein: MSEQEQAGIRLEFARLKQEHADFDAAINAMIAMGCDALQIQRMKKKKLAIKDRLKDLEDKVIPDIIA
- a CDS encoding GapR family DNA-binding domain-containing protein, which encodes MADEVTDSSQTVAAGQLRAFIERIERLEEEKQSLADDIKDVYAEMKGTGF
- a CDS encoding dihydrodipicolinate synthase family protein — protein: MWSGVMPAVTTKFTDGDELDHAEMERCFALLMDAGCDGLIACGSLGEGPMLSHDEKLEVFNTMKGVAGRKPALLTINEAATRDAVSLAKRAAKAGADGLMIVPSPIYHTNPSETVTTLKAVAAAGGLPVMIYSNRIAYRVDVTLDIMAELANDDHFVAIKESSDEIRRSIDIVNRFGDRFDLFTGVDNLAFEALSVGAVGWIAGLVTAFPAETVAVYQLMKAGRTAEALTIYRWFRPLLDLDVSTNLVQNIKLAEVHAIGSNERVRMPRQPLAGAERVRVEKIIKDALATRPVLPKLSIDKAA